The Herpetosiphonaceae bacterium genome window below encodes:
- a CDS encoding PPOX class F420-dependent oxidoreductase, which produces MFPESHQDLLNAQVAMLTTIGHDGYPQVTALWFLLDDDGTLKLSLNTARQKVKNLQVHPECTLFILDTANPYRTLEVRARAEITPDPHYAFAKKLGAKYGGADLSTNDRPGETRVVVSLRPVKVNTWGS; this is translated from the coding sequence ATGTTTCCAGAATCACACCAGGACCTCCTCAATGCCCAGGTTGCCATGCTCACCACAATCGGGCATGATGGATATCCGCAAGTCACGGCGCTCTGGTTTTTGCTCGACGACGATGGGACGCTCAAGCTATCGCTCAACACGGCGCGCCAGAAGGTGAAAAACCTCCAGGTGCATCCTGAATGCACGCTCTTTATCCTCGACACGGCGAATCCGTATCGGACGCTGGAGGTCCGCGCACGTGCGGAGATTACCCCGGACCCGCACTATGCGTTTGCCAAGAAGCTCGGCGCGAAATACGGCGGTGCCGATCTCAGCACCAACGATCGTCCGGGCGAGACACGGGTCGTCGTGTCGCTCCGGCCCGTCAAGGTGAATACGTGGGGTAGCTGA
- a CDS encoding response regulator: MMGDGLCDLKDIDRITVLLIDDNPGFRRIAERLLAEHYAREIAVLGATSIGQDGLRLVDSLHPQIILVGMGLPVSAGLAFVQALRVGGWRMGIVGLGLLATTSYEQAVRSAGADAFVPKDDLNTRLLVTLREVMRLRSELA; the protein is encoded by the coding sequence ATGATGGGTGATGGACTGTGTGATCTGAAGGACATCGATCGGATCACGGTGCTGCTGATTGACGATAACCCAGGGTTTCGGCGCATCGCGGAACGGCTGCTGGCCGAGCATTACGCGCGCGAGATCGCGGTGCTTGGCGCGACGAGCATCGGCCAGGATGGGCTGAGGCTGGTCGATAGCTTGCACCCGCAGATTATTCTCGTGGGCATGGGCCTGCCGGTGTCTGCCGGTCTGGCGTTCGTGCAGGCGTTGCGGGTGGGCGGGTGGCGGATGGGTATTGTTGGGCTGGGCCTGCTCGCTACCACAAGCTACGAACAGGCGGTACGATCGGCGGGTGCCGATGCGTTCGTTCCCAAAGATGATCTGAACACGCGCCTGCTTGTGACGCTGCGAGAGGTGATGCGGCTCCGCTCCGAATTGGCATGA
- a CDS encoding LuxR C-terminal-related transcriptional regulator has protein sequence PYDVLTTREREVLYLAANGYSNREIGDRLSISSRTAEIHRANLMRKLNLHTQTDLIRYAIRRGVIPMGD, from the coding sequence TCCGTACGATGTGCTGACGACGCGCGAGCGGGAGGTGCTGTATCTCGCGGCGAATGGCTATAGCAACCGAGAGATTGGTGATCGCCTGTCGATTAGCTCACGAACAGCCGAGATCCACCGCGCCAACCTGATGCGCAAGCTCAACCTGCATACGCAGACCGACCTGATTCGCTATGCGATCCGGCGGGGTGTGATCCCGATGGGAGATTGA